Proteins from one Bacteroides mediterraneensis genomic window:
- a CDS encoding GH3 auxin-responsive promoter family protein, which produces MNSTKLIGKLFAPRQREIDLYGTKAEEIQDRVFRKLIQRASATEWGTKYDFNQIRNYTDFQRVPVQTYEDVKGYVDRMRHGEKDVLWPGKVIWYAKSSGTTNDKSKFIPVSPEGLKGIHYRGGTDAVALYLRENPQSRFFSGKGLILGGSHSPNYNVKDSLVGDLSAILIQNINPLVNLIRVPKKEIALLSEFEEKVERIADTTIHQNVTNLSGVPSWMLAVIHRILEKTGAKHLNEVWPNLEVFFHGGVCFTPYREQYKQLIPSDKMHYMETYNASEGFFGLQSDLHDPAMLLMIDYDVFYEFIPLEDIDKPNPAIVPLWGVEVGRNYAMVITTSCGLWRYLIGDTVKFTQKNPYKFIISGRTKHFINAFGEELMVDNAEKGLERACKETGAQVLEYTAAPVFMDANAKCRHQWLIEFSVMPDSLEKFTQVLDTALQEINSDYEAKRHKDITLQRLEVIVAREGLFHDWLKQKGKLGGQHKVPRLSNSRDYIEEMLKLNN; this is translated from the coding sequence ATGAATTCAACAAAGTTAATAGGAAAGCTATTTGCTCCCAGACAGAGAGAAATCGACCTTTATGGGACAAAGGCCGAAGAAATTCAGGACCGCGTATTCCGAAAACTGATACAGAGAGCTTCCGCCACGGAGTGGGGCACAAAATATGATTTCAACCAGATCCGGAACTATACGGATTTCCAGCGGGTTCCGGTACAGACCTATGAAGATGTGAAAGGATATGTAGACCGCATGCGCCACGGAGAAAAGGACGTGCTGTGGCCGGGAAAAGTCATCTGGTATGCCAAATCGTCGGGAACTACCAACGACAAGAGCAAGTTTATTCCCGTCAGTCCGGAAGGTCTGAAAGGTATTCATTACCGGGGAGGCACGGATGCGGTGGCACTTTACCTGCGCGAAAATCCGCAGAGCCGCTTCTTCTCGGGAAAGGGTTTGATTCTGGGCGGAAGCCATAGTCCGAACTACAACGTGAAGGACAGTCTGGTGGGCGACCTCTCGGCCATCCTGATTCAGAACATCAATCCGCTGGTCAACCTGATTCGGGTGCCGAAAAAGGAGATAGCCCTGCTGAGTGAGTTCGAAGAGAAGGTGGAACGCATTGCCGATACCACAATTCACCAGAATGTGACCAACCTGTCGGGGGTACCTTCGTGGATGCTGGCTGTGATACATCGCATTCTGGAGAAAACCGGAGCCAAACATCTGAACGAGGTGTGGCCCAATCTGGAAGTGTTCTTCCATGGGGGTGTATGCTTTACGCCCTACCGTGAGCAGTACAAGCAGCTGATTCCTTCCGACAAGATGCATTACATGGAGACGTATAATGCCAGCGAAGGTTTCTTCGGCTTGCAGAGCGACTTGCACGACCCCGCCATGTTGCTGATGATTGACTACGACGTGTTCTATGAGTTCATTCCGCTGGAAGACATCGACAAACCGAATCCGGCTATCGTGCCGCTCTGGGGTGTGGAAGTGGGACGTAACTATGCGATGGTCATCACGACCTCTTGCGGTTTGTGGCGTTACCTCATCGGTGACACGGTGAAATTTACGCAGAAGAATCCTTACAAGTTCATCATTTCCGGCCGTACGAAACACTTTATCAACGCCTTCGGTGAGGAACTGATGGTGGACAATGCCGAAAAGGGACTGGAGCGTGCCTGCAAGGAAACGGGAGCGCAGGTGCTGGAATATACGGCAGCACCGGTGTTCATGGATGCCAATGCCAAATGCCGTCACCAGTGGTTGATTGAGTTCAGCGTGATGCCCGATTCGCTGGAGAAATTCACGCAGGTACTCGATACGGCCTTGCAGGAAATCAACTCGGACTACGAAGCCAAACGGCATAAGGACATCACCTTGCAGCGGCTGGAAGTGATTGTGGCCCGTGAGGGACTGTTCCACGACTGGCTGAAGCAAAAAGGCAAGCTGGGCGGACAGCACAAGGTGCCCCGTCTGAGCAACAGCCGTGACTATATTGAAGAAATGTTGAAACTGAATAACTAG
- a CDS encoding DUF3108 domain-containing protein: protein MIKKLILCLFLLVGGMAANAQCGAVNDAIKPGETLSYELKFNWKFVWINAGWAKMTVNETKYKGVPCLKTDLQSYTNKKIDFFFKMRDTLTCITSKDLVPLYFRKGAEEGKRYTVDEVNFSYQNGKCIVDQQRTLRGNTDKHHEELPVCVYDMLSILLQARSYDAADYKPGQKILFSMATGREVEKQTLIYRRKENYKAENGVTYRCLVFSLVEYVGEEKKEKEVITFYVTDDRNHLPVRLDMYLNFGSAKAFLTDIKGNRHPLTSIVKGK, encoded by the coding sequence ATGATTAAGAAACTGATTCTTTGCCTTTTCCTCCTGGTGGGAGGAATGGCAGCCAATGCACAATGTGGTGCTGTGAATGATGCAATCAAGCCAGGGGAGACGCTCTCTTATGAGCTGAAGTTTAACTGGAAGTTTGTCTGGATCAATGCCGGATGGGCAAAGATGACGGTCAACGAGACGAAATACAAGGGCGTTCCGTGTCTGAAGACGGATTTGCAGTCGTACACCAACAAGAAGATTGACTTCTTCTTCAAGATGCGTGACACACTGACTTGCATCACTTCGAAAGACCTGGTACCGCTGTATTTCCGGAAAGGGGCAGAAGAAGGCAAACGCTATACGGTGGACGAAGTGAATTTCAGTTACCAGAACGGAAAGTGTATTGTCGACCAGCAGCGTACGTTGCGGGGCAATACCGACAAGCATCATGAGGAACTGCCGGTGTGTGTGTATGACATGCTGAGCATCCTCTTGCAAGCCCGTTCATACGATGCGGCGGATTACAAGCCCGGACAGAAAATTCTTTTCTCCATGGCTACCGGAAGAGAAGTGGAGAAGCAGACACTGATTTACCGCCGCAAGGAGAACTACAAGGCAGAGAACGGGGTAACCTACCGTTGTCTGGTATTCTCGCTGGTGGAATATGTGGGCGAAGAGAAAAAAGAAAAGGAAGTCATCACGTTCTATGTGACTGACGACCGGAACCATTTGCCGGTACGTCTGGACATGTACCTGAATTTCGGTTCGGCCAAGGCCTTCCTGACCGATATCAAGGGTAACCGCCATCCGCTGACTTCCATCGTCAAGGGAAAATAA
- a CDS encoding acyl carrier protein, whose product MSEIASKVQKIIVDKLGVEESEVVPTASFTNDLGADSLDTVELIMEFEKEFGISIPDDQAEKIQTVGDAISYIEANAK is encoded by the coding sequence ATGTCTGAAATCGCATCAAAAGTACAGAAAATTATCGTAGATAAATTGGGCGTAGAAGAATCAGAAGTTGTTCCAACTGCGAGCTTCACTAACGATCTGGGTGCTGACTCTTTGGATACAGTAGAATTGATCATGGAATTCGAAAAAGAATTCGGAATCTCTATTCCTGACGATCAGGCAGAAAAAATCCAGACTGTAGGCGACGCTATCTCTTACATCGAAGCTAACGCAAAATAA
- the pdxB gene encoding 4-phosphoerythronate dehydrogenase PdxB: MKVIVDNKIPYIKGLIEPLADEVIYLPGKDFTPEVVKEADALLIRTRTCCNRQLLEGSKIRFIGTATIGFDHIDTKYCQEAGITWSNCPGCNAGAVEQYVHAALLLLQQEKGLQLKGACLGIVGVGHVGERIRRMAERIGMKVLLNDPPRADKGELGFTSLDTLAGQCDVLTFHTPLIREGKYRTFHLADRGFLRKLRKKPYLLNTSRGEVVETEALLDALDTGAVAGAVIDVWENEPHISRELLDKVFIGTPHIAGYSADGKANATRMVLEAFCRFFHKPVNFHLALPEIPHPGPSGEEEFQLLHQYNPHTDCEHLRAHPEQFEQLRGDYPLRRE; encoded by the coding sequence ATGAAAGTAATCGTAGACAATAAGATACCTTATATAAAAGGGCTCATCGAGCCACTGGCAGACGAAGTCATTTATCTTCCCGGAAAAGACTTTACTCCGGAAGTGGTGAAAGAAGCAGATGCCTTGCTCATCCGCACCCGCACATGCTGCAACCGCCAGCTGCTGGAAGGTAGCAAAATACGATTTATCGGAACAGCCACCATCGGCTTCGACCACATTGATACAAAATACTGTCAGGAAGCCGGCATCACGTGGAGCAACTGTCCCGGATGCAATGCCGGAGCCGTGGAGCAATATGTACATGCCGCCCTGCTGTTGCTGCAACAGGAAAAAGGGCTCCAACTCAAGGGAGCCTGTCTGGGCATTGTCGGTGTGGGACATGTGGGCGAACGCATCCGACGGATGGCGGAACGCATTGGCATGAAGGTGCTTCTGAACGACCCCCCACGAGCGGATAAAGGCGAACTAGGCTTCACCTCACTAGACACTCTGGCCGGACAATGCGACGTCCTGACCTTCCACACCCCATTGATTCGGGAGGGGAAATACCGGACCTTCCACCTGGCCGACCGTGGTTTCCTCCGGAAGTTACGGAAAAAACCTTATCTCCTCAATACCTCCCGTGGGGAAGTGGTAGAAACAGAAGCCCTGCTGGACGCCCTGGACACGGGCGCTGTGGCAGGGGCCGTAATCGACGTATGGGAGAACGAACCACACATCAGCCGGGAGCTACTCGACAAGGTTTTTATCGGTACCCCCCACATTGCCGGTTATTCCGCCGACGGAAAAGCCAATGCCACGCGGATGGTGCTGGAAGCTTTCTGCCGTTTTTTCCACAAGCCGGTAAATTTCCACCTCGCGTTGCCGGAAATTCCCCACCCCGGCCCTTCCGGAGAAGAGGAATTCCAGCTTCTCCATCAATACAATCCGCACACCGACTGTGAGCATTTGCGGGCTCATCCGGAACAGTTCGAACAGCTTCGTGGAGACTATCCTTTACGAAGGGAATAA
- the glf gene encoding UDP-galactopyranose mutase, protein MTKQYDYLIVGAGLFGAVFAYEAKKRGKRCLVLDKRTHRGGNIYCEDVESIHVHKYGAHIFHTDKKEIWDYVNQFVEFNRFTNSPLAYFKGKLYNLPFNMNTFYQLWNVRTPLEAKAKIEAQRKIYSHLSEPANLEEQALKLCGEDIYHILIKGYTEKQWGRSATELPAFIIKRIPFRFTFDNNYFNDAYQGIPKGGYNALIDALLEGIEVRLGVDYLKERSYWEGIADKVLFTGCIDEFFDYQCGCLEYRSLRFEQKLLDMEDFQGNAVVNYTEREVPYTRIIEHKHFEFGHQPVTVITYEYPDNFELGKEPYYPVNDVRNTGLFKRYQELAQSRKNILFGGRLGQYTYADMDDTVEAALNLIRQEFVNQ, encoded by the coding sequence ATGACGAAACAGTATGATTACCTGATTGTAGGGGCCGGTTTGTTCGGTGCCGTCTTCGCTTATGAAGCGAAAAAGAGAGGAAAGCGTTGTTTGGTGCTGGATAAGCGGACCCATCGTGGGGGAAATATTTATTGCGAAGATGTGGAAAGCATCCATGTGCATAAATATGGAGCCCATATTTTTCATACGGACAAAAAGGAAATCTGGGATTACGTCAATCAATTTGTAGAATTTAACCGCTTTACGAATTCTCCATTGGCTTATTTCAAGGGAAAATTGTACAACCTTCCGTTCAATATGAATACTTTCTATCAGTTATGGAATGTACGGACTCCTTTGGAAGCCAAGGCAAAGATAGAAGCACAACGAAAAATTTACAGTCACCTTTCAGAGCCGGCCAATTTAGAGGAGCAGGCACTGAAATTGTGTGGCGAAGATATTTATCATATCCTGATCAAAGGCTATACGGAAAAGCAATGGGGGCGTTCGGCTACAGAACTTCCGGCTTTTATCATCAAGCGTATTCCTTTTCGGTTTACCTTCGACAATAATTATTTTAATGATGCCTATCAGGGTATTCCCAAAGGAGGATATAATGCGCTGATTGATGCATTGCTGGAAGGTATTGAAGTTCGTCTGGGAGTAGATTATCTGAAAGAACGTTCTTACTGGGAGGGTATTGCAGATAAAGTGTTATTCACAGGATGTATTGATGAATTCTTTGACTATCAGTGTGGCTGTCTGGAATATAGAAGTCTTCGGTTTGAGCAAAAGCTGTTGGACATGGAAGACTTTCAGGGCAATGCGGTAGTGAACTATACCGAACGGGAAGTGCCTTATACCAGAATCATTGAGCATAAGCATTTTGAGTTTGGACACCAGCCTGTGACGGTGATTACCTACGAATATCCAGATAACTTTGAGTTGGGAAAAGAGCCTTATTATCCGGTAAATGATGTACGGAATACCGGTCTTTTCAAGCGTTATCAAGAATTGGCCCAAAGCCGGAAGAATATTTTGTTTGGCGGAAGACTGGGACAATATACGTATGCCGATATGGATGATACAGTGGAAGCGGCATTGAATTTAATAAGACAAGAATTTGTAAATCAATAA
- the rnc gene encoding ribonuclease III produces the protein MFSNIPDKIRLLFRKDKESYLCFYKMLGFYPRNIEIYQQALLHKSSSVKTKGRLLNNERLEFLGDAILDAVVADIVYKRFEGKREGFLTNTRSKIVQRETLNRIAVQIGLDKLIKYTTRQSSHNSYMCGNAFEALVGAIYLDRGYETCKFFMEERIIKPYLNLDKLSRKEVNFKSKLIEWGQKNRFLIEFNLLEQSVDEELNPVFETQVVVEQVPAGQGKGYSKKESQQEAAHETLNKIKNDPQFIDAIFAKKAAREKAAEESQNTASTDAPETSHTPLPTNVREEEAASLEVTEEVVTTEKYDDVERIIAEAEEAAFQLADVPEKDTQDTQTTV, from the coding sequence GTGTTTAGCAATATACCAGATAAGATAAGACTCCTTTTTCGCAAGGATAAGGAGTCTTATCTTTGTTTTTATAAGATGCTGGGATTCTACCCGCGGAACATCGAAATCTACCAGCAGGCTCTCTTGCACAAATCTTCTTCAGTAAAGACTAAAGGCCGACTGCTCAACAACGAGCGGCTGGAATTTTTGGGAGACGCCATTCTGGATGCGGTCGTGGCCGACATCGTCTACAAACGGTTTGAGGGAAAACGGGAAGGATTTCTGACCAACACGCGATCTAAAATCGTACAAAGAGAAACACTGAACCGGATTGCGGTACAAATCGGACTCGACAAGCTGATTAAATACACCACACGGCAGTCGTCACACAACAGTTACATGTGCGGCAATGCGTTTGAAGCGCTCGTTGGAGCCATCTACCTGGACAGAGGATACGAAACCTGCAAGTTCTTCATGGAAGAACGCATCATCAAGCCTTATCTGAACCTCGATAAACTGTCGCGCAAGGAGGTCAACTTCAAGTCGAAACTGATTGAATGGGGACAAAAGAACCGCTTCCTCATCGAGTTCAACCTATTGGAACAGTCAGTCGACGAAGAGCTGAACCCGGTATTCGAAACACAGGTCGTAGTGGAACAGGTGCCTGCCGGACAAGGAAAAGGATATTCCAAGAAAGAATCACAGCAAGAGGCCGCACATGAGACCTTGAACAAAATCAAGAACGACCCTCAGTTTATCGATGCCATCTTTGCAAAGAAAGCAGCCCGCGAAAAGGCAGCAGAAGAGAGCCAGAATACAGCTTCCACTGATGCTCCGGAGACGAGCCACACACCCCTCCCTACGAATGTCCGGGAGGAAGAAGCAGCTTCTCTGGAAGTGACCGAAGAAGTCGTGACAACAGAGAAATACGATGATGTGGAACGGATTATAGCAGAAGCAGAAGAAGCGGCGTTTCAACTTGCAGACGTGCCAGAAAAAGACACACAGGACACACAGACCACGGTGTAG
- the fabF gene encoding beta-ketoacyl-ACP synthase II, producing MELKRVVVTGLGALTPVGNTVPEFWNNLLNGVSGAGPITHFDASKFKTQFACEVKNFNAADHIDRKEARKMDLYTQYAVVAAKEAVTDAGIDVEKEDLNKVGVILGVGIGGIHTFEEEVAGYEKTKDTIGPKFNPFFIPKMIADIAAGQISIMYGFHGPNFTTTSACASSSNAIADAFNYIRLGKANIIVTGGAEAAIFPAGVGGFNAMHALSTRNDDPTHASRPFSASRDGFVMGEGAGCLILEELEHAKARGAKIYAELAGTGASGDAYHLTASHPEGLGAKLVMQSALEDAGMKPEDIDYINVHGTSTPVGDISEVKAIKDLFGEHAYKLNISSTKSMTGHLLGATGGVEAIACVLSVKNDIVPPTINHEEGDNDENIDYNLNFTFNKAQQRTVRAALSNTFGFGGHNACVIIKKYTE from the coding sequence ATGGAATTAAAAAGAGTAGTAGTAACAGGTCTTGGTGCGTTGACCCCGGTAGGTAATACGGTTCCGGAATTCTGGAACAACCTCCTGAACGGCGTCAGCGGAGCAGGACCTATTACTCATTTTGATGCGTCGAAGTTCAAGACTCAGTTCGCTTGCGAAGTGAAGAACTTCAATGCTGCCGACCATATTGACCGCAAGGAAGCCCGCAAGATGGACCTCTATACACAATATGCCGTAGTAGCAGCAAAAGAAGCGGTCACTGATGCCGGAATCGACGTAGAAAAAGAAGATTTGAACAAAGTCGGAGTAATTCTCGGCGTCGGAATCGGAGGTATCCATACTTTCGAGGAAGAAGTTGCCGGATATGAAAAGACGAAAGATACAATCGGACCGAAATTCAATCCGTTCTTCATCCCCAAGATGATTGCAGACATCGCTGCCGGACAGATTTCCATTATGTATGGCTTCCATGGCCCTAACTTCACCACCACTTCTGCATGTGCTTCTTCTTCCAACGCCATAGCTGATGCGTTCAACTATATCCGTCTGGGAAAAGCCAACATCATTGTGACCGGTGGAGCCGAAGCAGCCATCTTCCCCGCAGGAGTAGGTGGTTTCAATGCCATGCATGCATTGTCTACCCGCAACGATGACCCGACTCATGCTTCACGTCCGTTCAGCGCAAGCCGTGACGGTTTCGTAATGGGTGAAGGTGCCGGATGTCTGATTCTTGAAGAACTGGAACACGCAAAAGCTCGTGGCGCGAAGATATATGCAGAGCTGGCCGGTACAGGTGCTTCTGGCGACGCTTACCATCTGACAGCTTCTCATCCTGAAGGTCTGGGTGCGAAACTGGTTATGCAGAGTGCGTTGGAAGATGCCGGAATGAAACCGGAAGACATCGACTATATCAACGTACACGGAACTTCTACTCCGGTAGGTGATATTTCAGAAGTGAAAGCCATCAAAGACTTGTTCGGCGAACATGCCTACAAACTGAACATCAGTTCCACCAAGTCTATGACCGGACACCTTTTGGGAGCAACAGGTGGCGTAGAAGCAATTGCATGTGTACTTTCTGTGAAAAATGACATTGTTCCTCCAACCATCAACCACGAAGAAGGTGATAACGATGAAAACATCGACTATAACCTGAACTTCACTTTCAATAAAGCACAGCAGCGTACTGTACGTGCCGCATTGAGCAACACCTTCGGATTTGGCGGACACAATGCATGTGTAATCATTAAAAAATACACTGAATAA
- a CDS encoding Ig-like domain-containing protein, giving the protein MKPIPKYLALLLVIIGFYACASTGMPDGGPYDETPPKFVRATPEPNATNNKRKKISIEFDEYIKLDKPSEKVIISPPQIEAPEVKVSGHRVLVEFFDTLRANTTYTIDFGDAIVDNNEDNPLGNFAYAFSTGEHIDTMEVSGTVLNAENLEPVKGIQVGLHSNLEDSAFVKLPFDRISRTDSRGQFTIRGVAPGKYRIYALMDGNQNYLFDSKTEAIAFLDSLVVPDMRQAVRQDTVWNELDTLAYDTIYDVHYTRFLPDNLILRSFKEENPMQYLVKSEREQLNRFSLYFSAKADTLPTIKGLDFDEKDAFVIESNPRNDTIRYWIKDTVMCERDTLTFQMDYLATDTLGQLVPKTDTLRMVNKIDKKRRMALAEEALKKEEKERKRREKKGDTLKAQPKFFAMSVDAPSSLDLNRNIVLKFDEPVEHIDTAAIHMAVKVDSLWETIPFILMKDSVAPRQYQILADWQPGQEYQFKIDSLGIKGIYGLYTDKVENELKVKTLEEYGTLYLNIVGAGPHAIVQLLNGSDEVVRQQPVTEKNTCDFYFLQPSTKYYIRLFNDDNNNGVWDTGNYSEKRQPEEVFYFPKVWEMKANFEFEETWDVHATPLDKQKLDEIKKQKPDEAKKIKDRNKERARKLGKT; this is encoded by the coding sequence ATGAAGCCAATTCCTAAATATCTGGCCTTGCTGCTCGTGATTATCGGGTTCTACGCCTGTGCAAGTACAGGTATGCCCGACGGGGGACCGTATGACGAGACACCGCCCAAATTTGTGCGGGCTACTCCTGAACCCAATGCCACCAACAACAAGCGCAAGAAAATCTCCATTGAGTTCGACGAATACATCAAGCTGGACAAACCTTCGGAGAAGGTCATCATTTCGCCTCCTCAGATAGAAGCGCCGGAAGTGAAGGTGAGCGGCCACCGGGTGCTGGTGGAGTTTTTTGATACGTTACGGGCCAATACGACGTATACCATTGATTTTGGGGATGCCATTGTGGACAACAATGAAGACAATCCGCTGGGAAATTTTGCCTATGCTTTCTCTACCGGTGAGCATATTGACACGATGGAAGTGTCGGGTACGGTGCTGAATGCCGAGAATCTGGAGCCGGTGAAGGGCATTCAGGTGGGGCTTCACAGCAACCTGGAAGACAGTGCGTTCGTGAAACTCCCGTTCGACCGCATTTCGCGTACCGACAGTCGTGGGCAGTTCACTATCCGGGGAGTGGCACCGGGAAAATACCGTATTTATGCCTTGATGGACGGTAACCAGAACTATCTGTTCGATTCGAAAACAGAGGCGATTGCTTTTCTGGATTCACTCGTTGTGCCCGACATGCGGCAGGCTGTGCGTCAGGATACGGTGTGGAACGAACTCGATACGCTGGCCTACGATACGATTTACGATGTGCACTACACGCGCTTCCTGCCCGACAACCTGATTCTGCGTTCGTTCAAGGAAGAGAATCCGATGCAGTATCTGGTGAAGAGCGAACGGGAACAGTTGAACCGTTTCTCGTTGTATTTCAGTGCCAAAGCAGATACACTTCCCACAATCAAGGGACTGGATTTTGACGAGAAAGATGCGTTTGTCATCGAAAGCAATCCGCGCAACGATACCATCCGCTACTGGATTAAGGATACGGTGATGTGCGAACGCGATACATTGACTTTCCAGATGGATTACCTGGCCACGGATACGCTGGGCCAGCTGGTGCCGAAAACCGATACGCTGCGTATGGTAAACAAGATTGACAAGAAGCGGCGCATGGCTTTGGCGGAAGAGGCTTTGAAGAAGGAGGAAAAGGAACGCAAGCGGCGGGAAAAGAAGGGGGATACGCTGAAGGCACAGCCCAAGTTCTTTGCCATGTCGGTGGATGCTCCTTCCAGCCTTGACCTGAACCGGAACATCGTGCTGAAGTTCGACGAGCCGGTGGAACACATCGATACGGCGGCCATTCACATGGCGGTCAAGGTGGATTCCTTGTGGGAGACTATTCCGTTTATTTTGATGAAAGATTCGGTGGCCCCTCGTCAGTACCAGATTCTGGCCGACTGGCAGCCCGGACAGGAGTATCAGTTCAAGATAGATTCATTGGGTATCAAGGGCATTTACGGACTTTATACGGATAAGGTGGAAAATGAACTGAAGGTGAAGACGCTGGAAGAGTATGGCACGTTGTACCTGAACATTGTGGGTGCCGGCCCTCACGCCATCGTGCAGTTGCTGAACGGCAGTGACGAGGTGGTGCGCCAGCAGCCGGTGACGGAAAAGAACACGTGCGACTTTTATTTCCTTCAGCCCAGCACGAAATATTATATCCGTCTGTTCAATGACGACAACAACAACGGGGTGTGGGATACCGGCAATTACAGCGAAAAACGCCAGCCGGAAGAAGTGTTCTACTTCCCGAAAGTATGGGAGATGAAAGCCAACTTTGAGTTTGAGGAGACATGGGATGTCCATGCCACGCCGCTCGACAAGCAGAAGTTGGACGAGATAAAGAAACAAAAGCCCGACGAGGCGAAAAAAATCAAGGACCGCAACAAAGAGCGGGCGCGTAAACTAGGAAAAACATGA
- a CDS encoding ATP-dependent 6-phosphofructokinase yields the protein MKIGILTSGGDCPGINATIRGVCKTAINHYGMEVYGIHSGFRGLLDNDIIPMDESSLTGLLNLGGTILGTSREKPFKKKGTAVSEDKPAILLQTIRDRQLDCIVCIGGNGTQKTAAKLAEAGVNVVSIPKTIDNDVWGTDVSFGFDSAVSIATDAIDRLHSTASAHQRVMVIEVMGHKAGWIALYSGMAGGGDIILLPEIPFDIHRIGDAIINRLKKGKPYSIVVVAEGIPTLGGKKAAQYIAEEIEYETGFETRETVLGYIQRGGSPTAYDRNLATRMGGHATELIAQGLFGRMVALKGNAIDSVPLSEVAGKLKLVTEEHDLVVQGRRMGICFG from the coding sequence ATGAAGATAGGAATCTTGACTTCAGGCGGTGACTGTCCGGGCATAAATGCTACAATCCGAGGGGTTTGCAAGACAGCCATCAATCATTACGGGATGGAGGTGTATGGCATCCACAGCGGTTTCCGGGGCTTGCTCGACAACGACATCATCCCGATGGACGAGAGTTCACTCACCGGACTGCTCAACCTGGGAGGGACCATCCTCGGCACCTCGCGTGAAAAACCTTTCAAGAAGAAAGGGACTGCCGTCTCGGAGGACAAGCCTGCCATCCTGTTACAGACCATCCGCGACCGGCAGCTGGACTGCATCGTGTGCATCGGCGGTAACGGCACCCAAAAGACCGCGGCCAAACTGGCGGAAGCGGGAGTCAATGTGGTAAGCATTCCTAAAACCATCGACAACGACGTGTGGGGAACCGACGTGTCGTTCGGTTTCGACTCGGCAGTATCCATCGCCACCGATGCCATCGACCGCCTGCACTCCACAGCCAGCGCGCACCAGCGGGTCATGGTCATTGAAGTGATGGGACACAAGGCCGGATGGATTGCCCTTTATTCGGGCATGGCTGGAGGAGGCGACATCATCCTGCTGCCGGAAATCCCGTTCGACATCCACCGCATCGGCGATGCCATCATCAACCGGCTCAAAAAGGGTAAGCCCTACTCCATCGTGGTGGTAGCAGAAGGTATTCCTACGCTGGGCGGCAAGAAAGCGGCACAATACATTGCCGAAGAAATCGAATACGAAACAGGATTTGAGACACGCGAAACGGTGCTGGGCTACATCCAGCGCGGAGGAAGTCCTACGGCCTACGACCGTAACCTGGCCACACGCATGGGAGGACATGCCACCGAGCTGATTGCACAGGGCCTGTTCGGGCGGATGGTGGCCTTGAAAGGAAACGCCATTGATTCGGTACCACTGAGCGAAGTGGCCGGAAAGCTGAAACTGGTGACGGAAGAGCACGACCTGGTGGTACAGGGCCGCCGGATGGGTATCTGTTTCGGATAA